The following DNA comes from Hahella chejuensis KCTC 2396.
GTGGGCCTGATTCTGCTGATCTCCATGCTGTTAGGCGAATACCTGCTGAGCTTTTTCGGCATTACGATCAACTCATTCCGGGTAGCCGGCGGCATCCTGATCCTATTGATGGCCATATCCATGCTGCACGCCAAAGTCAGCGCCACCGTACACACGGAAGAAGAAACCGTGGAAGAAGAAGGCCATCATCACTCCGTCGCTATCGTCCCCCTGGCGATGCCGCTGCTAGCCGGGCCCGGAGCCATCAGTACCGTGATTCTATATGCGCACAGGGGAACTGACGCAGCTCACTACGCCTTGGTAGGCGTGGCGATTTTGATACTCTGTCTGACCTTATGGCTTGTGTTCTCAATGATTCCCTGGTTCTCCAGCCATCTGACCAAGACCCGCATCAATATCTTCACCCGCATCATGGGTCTTATATTGGCGGCGATCGCCATTGAGTTTATCGCCAATGGCCTGAAAGGCCTTTTCCCAGTTCTGGCCTAGGGTTCGGGAAGTTTTGCAGGGCGCGGGCGGGCACCCGTCTCCGCCACGGCAAAAGAGTCATTATATGATGCCGGCGTCCAGCGACGCCGCCACATACATGCCAAACTCTTCGCACTGCCCGACAAACGATTCCTGAAACGCCCCCCGACAGATCAAAGGCTCTCTCACCGCACGCCAACGCAGGCCGGTGACAATGCTCTCTACTGCGCGCCGGGTTCCCGTCCCATCATGGCCAGCGCGGATGTATAACGCATAAGGCAGTCCCTGGGTTTTCTCCAGACAGGGGTAGTAACAGCGGTCGAAGAAGTCTTTCAGGGCCCCGCTCATGTACCCAAGATTTTCTGTCGTCCCCAGGATAATTGCGTCGCAGGCCAGCACATCCTCCGGCGAGGCCTGCAACGGAGGAACCCATGTCGTTTGCACTGTTTCGATATCTTCATGCTCCGCGCCGCGCACAACCGCCTCAACCAATCTTTGCGTATTGGGAGAAGGCGCATGCGCGACGATAAGCAAGTGTTTTTCAGCCATATCCCATTCCTTGAACGTCTTCTGTCTACTGCCCATGATT
Coding sequences within:
- a CDS encoding YchE family NAAT transporter, translating into MLEFHEYTKILIGLMAIVNPVNAVPIFVAFTSNVSGAERKKIGKSVVIAVGLILLISMLLGEYLLSFFGITINSFRVAGGILILLMAISMLHAKVSATVHTEEETVEEEGHHHSVAIVPLAMPLLAGPGAISTVILYAHRGTDAAHYALVGVAILILCLTLWLVFSMIPWFSSHLTKTRINIFTRIMGLILAAIAIEFIANGLKGLFPVLA
- a CDS encoding flavodoxin family protein, whose translation is MAEKHLLIVAHAPSPNTQRLVEAVVRGAEHEDIETVQTTWVPPLQASPEDVLACDAIILGTTENLGYMSGALKDFFDRCYYPCLEKTQGLPYALYIRAGHDGTGTRRAVESIVTGLRWRAVREPLICRGAFQESFVGQCEEFGMYVAASLDAGII